DNA from Streptomyces luteogriseus:
CGACCACCTCCAGCGCGTGGTCGACCAGTTCCTTCTCGCGGGCCTTGCCGAGCTTCTTGCGGCGCAGGGGCAGGGCGACGTTGTCGCGTACGTTCATCCAGGCGAACAGGGAGCGGCCGTACTCTTGGAAGACGACCGCCATGCCGGGCGGGGGCCCGTCCACCGGGCGGCCGTCCAGGCTCACTTCGCCGCCGGTCGGGGTCAGCAGTCCCGCCATGCACTTCAGCAGCGTGGTCTTGCCGCACCCGGACGGGCCGACCAGGCATACGAGTTCGCCGGCGCCGATATGGAATGTGAGATTCCGCAGTGCTTCGACGCTGCGGTTACGTCCGGTGTAGATCTTCTGCAGGTTGCGTACGTCGAGCATCGACGTCTCCTTGTCAGGGGTTGCGCTGGGCCCGGCGCAGGCCGTGATACCAGGCCAGGACCCGGTTCTCGGCGACGCGGAAGAGCAGGGAGAGGGCGAATCCGAGCAGGCCGAGCAGCAGCACGCCGCTCCACATCTCGGGGATGGCGAAGGACCGCTGGAACTGCACGATGGTGAAGCCGAGCCCGTTGCTGGCCGCGAACATCTCGCTGATGACCATGAGGATGATGGCAATGGAGAGGGCCTGGCGCATGCCGGTGACCATCTGAGGGCTGGCCGAGCGCAGTACCAGGTGCCACAGCCGGGAGGGGCCGGTGATGCCGTAGGAGCGGCAGGTGTCGCTGAGTACTTCGTCGACGGCTCGGACGCCTTCGACGGTGTTGAGCAGGATCGGCCACATGCAGCCGCTGACGATGACGATGACCTTCATGGTGTCGCCGATGCCCGCGAACAGCATGATGACGGGTACGAGCACCGGGGGCGGGATGGCCCGGAAGAGTTCCAGGACCGGCTCCAGTACGTCGCGCACGCCACGGTGCATGCCGACCACCAGGCCGAGTCCGACACCGACGGCGACGGCGAGGAGATAGCCGGTGAGCAGGCGGACCAGGCTGGGTACGACGTCCGAGAGCAGTCGTTCGCCCGTCCACACCTCCCCGAACTTGCCCAGGATGGTGGACAGCGGGGGAACGTAGAAGTCGGTGCTGCCCGCGGTGGCGAACCACCACACGGCGAACAGGACCGCGGGCAGGCCCAGGACCAGCCCGGTCCGCCGGGCGAGTGTGAGGACGGTCATCGCTGTCCCTCCCTGCGCATCGATTGGTGCCAGTGCAGTGCCCGCCGCTCGACCGCCCGCGCCACCAGGTTGACCGCGACCCCCAGGAGTCCGGTGACCAGGACCAGGGCGTAGACCCGCGGTACGGCGCCGGAGGTCTGCGCGACCGCGAGCTGGTTGCCCAGGCCGGGCGAACCGATGACGAGTTCGGCGGTGATCGTCAGGACGAGTGCCACGGTCGCGGCCAGCCGCACGCCGGTCATCACGTACGGCAGTGCGGTGGGCCACAGGACGTACCGAACCCGTCCCCAACTGCCCATCCGGTAGCTGCGGGCGGTGTCCTCGGCCACCGGGTCGACGTCCTGCATGCCCGCCAGGACCTGGACGAGCACCTGCCAGAAGGAGGCGTACACGACCAGCAGCAGCTTCGACTCCAGGTCGGTGCCGTAGAGCAGCACCGCCACCGGGATGAGCGCCACCGACGGGATGGGGCGCAGGAACTCGATGGTGGAGGCGGTCACGGCCCGCAGTACCGGCACCGATCCGATCACCAACCCGGCCACCACCCCGGCCACCACCGCGATGGCCAGACCCAGGCCCCAACCGGTGAGGGTGTCACCGAGCGCGGTCCAGAACGCGTCTTCGCCGAGCATCTGCCACAGGGCCCGGCCTATGTCGGAGGCGGGCGGGAGGTAGTCGGCGGAGACGACACCGGTGTGCGGCAGCACCTCGAGCAAGACCACCAGCCCGGCCAGGCCTGCCAGTCCGCGCAACGGGGTGCGCGCTCTGGCCAGAGTGCGCCGCACGCGGCCACCGCCCACCCCGCCCGGCCCGCCGGGACCTGTCGCGGTCCCGGCGGGCTTCGTCAGTACAGGAGTGCTCCCGGACGCGCTCATGAGAACAGGGCATCCAAGTCGGGCTTCTTACCGCCGAAGATGCCGTCCTGCTCGCCGAGCGAGGCCAGCTTCTCCAGGGAGGCCATGTCGTACTCGGCCGGCCAGGTCGGCAGCGTCAGCTTCTTCAGCACCTCGCCGTCGATCTTGGTGTAGGTCGTGACGATCTGACGTGCCTCGTCCGGGTGCTCGGAGGCGTATTTCAGCGACTCGGTCACGGCCTCGGTGAACTTCTTCACCAGGTCGGGGTTCTCCTGGGTCAGCTTGGTGGAGGCGAAGTACGTCGCGATGGTGAGGTTCGGGTCGGTCTCGGCGAACGGCGACGCCACGACGCGGGCGCCCTGGCCCTTGGCGATGGTCAGCGCGGGCTCGCCCACCCAGGCGGCGTCCACCTGCCCGCCGTCCAGCGCGGCCGGCATCTGGTCGAACGGCATCTCGACGAACTTGACCTTCGAGGGGTCGCCGCCGTCCTTGCGCACCACCTCACGGACCGTGGTGTCCCCGATGTTCTGCAGGGTGTTGACCGCCACCGTCTTGCCGGCGAGGTCCTTGG
Protein-coding regions in this window:
- a CDS encoding ABC transporter permease; this encodes MTVLTLARRTGLVLGLPAVLFAVWWFATAGSTDFYVPPLSTILGKFGEVWTGERLLSDVVPSLVRLLTGYLLAVAVGVGLGLVVGMHRGVRDVLEPVLELFRAIPPPVLVPVIMLFAGIGDTMKVIVIVSGCMWPILLNTVEGVRAVDEVLSDTCRSYGITGPSRLWHLVLRSASPQMVTGMRQALSIAIILMVISEMFAASNGLGFTIVQFQRSFAIPEMWSGVLLLGLLGFALSLLFRVAENRVLAWYHGLRRAQRNP
- a CDS encoding ABC transporter permease, yielding MSASGSTPVLTKPAGTATGPGGPGGVGGGRVRRTLARARTPLRGLAGLAGLVVLLEVLPHTGVVSADYLPPASDIGRALWQMLGEDAFWTALGDTLTGWGLGLAIAVVAGVVAGLVIGSVPVLRAVTASTIEFLRPIPSVALIPVAVLLYGTDLESKLLLVVYASFWQVLVQVLAGMQDVDPVAEDTARSYRMGSWGRVRYVLWPTALPYVMTGVRLAATVALVLTITAELVIGSPGLGNQLAVAQTSGAVPRVYALVLVTGLLGVAVNLVARAVERRALHWHQSMRREGQR
- a CDS encoding ABC transporter substrate-binding protein yields the protein MQRCVLGLAIAVVTVAAAAGCGSSSGAGGSSSSAGDKTTQVKVGIIPIVDVAPLYLGQKKGFFSSRGIELKMVTAQGGAAIIPGVVSGEFQFGFSNVTSLMIAQTKGVPIKSVVNGTASTGDTGKDISGVAVKKDSPVKSAKDLAGKTVAVNTLQNIGDTTVREVVRKDGGDPSKVKFVEMPFDQMPAALDGGQVDAAWVGEPALTIAKGQGARVVASPFAETDPNLTIATYFASTKLTQENPDLVKKFTEAVTESLKYASEHPDEARQIVTTYTKIDGEVLKKLTLPTWPAEYDMASLEKLASLGEQDGIFGGKKPDLDALFS